TCGGACAGGCCGATGCCGCCGATCTTTCCCTCCTCCTTGAACTTCACCATCGTCGCCATGACGTCCTCGATCGGAATGTCCTGCTGGCGGCGGTGGATGTAGAAGAGATCGACATGGTCGACGCCGAGCCGTTTCAGCGAGCCTTCCAGCGACTCGCGCAGATAGGCTTCCGTATTGTCGAACCGCCGTTCCGGCTTGGTGACGATGCCCGCCTTGGTGGCGATGGTGAAGCGGTTCGGGTGATCCTTGATGAAGGAACCGATATAGCTCTCGGACACGCCCCCGCCATAGATCAGCGCCGTGTCCAGATGGGTGACGCCGAGGTCGAGCGCGGCGGCGAGAACCCTGTGCGCCTCCGCCTCCGAGATCTTGCCGTATGCGCCGGCAAAGCTCATGCAACCGAGCCCGATTGCACCGACTTCAGGTCCGTCTTTTCCCAGTTTGCGCTGCTGCATCCATTCTGCTCCGGTCTGTTCTGGTGAATGTCGCCAACCATCTAGACGATCGCCGGATCGATGGCGAGGGCGTAAAGCCGGTGAAAAACCGCGTGAACGGCACTATATGGGAGACGTCACGGAGCTGGTGAAATGAGACTGTTCTGGCTTGCGATCGGGTTCCTCGCCGTTGCCGCGGCGGCGGCGGGTGTCGTGCTGCCGCTGTTGCCGACGACACCCTTCCTGCTGGTCGCCGCCTTCGCCTTCGCGCGCAGCTCGCCGCGCCTGGAGGCATGGCTTCTGCAACATCCCCGCTTCGGCCCGCTCATCGTGGACTGGCGCACGGAAGGGGCGATCGGTCGCCGGACGAAGGCGATCGCGCTGGCGACCATGGCCGCCACGCCCGGCGTCACCTGGGCGCTTGGCGGGAGCGGCACCATTCTCGCCATTCAGGTCGCGGTGCTTTCCGTCTGTGCGCTGTTCATCGCCAGCCGCCCGGCGCCGACGCGGCGCTAGGCCGGGATTGCCGCCTGTCCGGCCGCCAGCAGCGCTTCGAGCCGCGACGGCCTGGCGTCGGGCACGCCGTCCGGTTTCGGTCCGCCGAAGGCCCAGTCGAGCAGTTCGACCGTGTGCAGGATCGGGATGCCGGTCCCCGACGCGATCTGGGTGATGCAGCCGATATTGCCGGTGGCGATGACATCCGGCTTCGTCGCCTCGATGTTCCTGACCTTGCGCTCCTTCAGCTTCGCGGAGATTTCCGGCTGCATGATGTTGTAGGTGCCGGCAGAGCCGCAGCACAGGTGCCCCTCCGCCGGGTCCTTGACCGAGAACCCCGCCGCCTTCAGCAGGTTTTTCGGCGCGGCGGTGATCTTCTGCCCGTGCTGCATGGAACAGGCGGAATGATAGGCGACGGCGAGGTTCGGCTTCACGACCGGTTCCGGAAGCTCGATGGAGGCGAGATACTCGGTGATGTCCTTGGCCAGCTCGGAAACGCGCTCCGCCTTCCCGGCATAGGCCGGATCCTCGCGCAGCATCCAGCCGTAATCCTTGATGGTCGTGCCGCAGCCCGAGGCGGTGACGATGATGGCGTCGAGGCCGCCGTGCTCGATCTGGCGCGTCCAGGCGTCGACATTGCGCCTCGCATCGGCGAGCGCCTGTTCCTCGCGGCCCATGTGATGCACCAGCGCGCCGCAACACC
This portion of the Oricola thermophila genome encodes:
- a CDS encoding YbaN family protein — protein: MRLFWLAIGFLAVAAAAAGVVLPLLPTTPFLLVAAFAFARSSPRLEAWLLQHPRFGPLIVDWRTEGAIGRRTKAIALATMAATPGVTWALGGSGTILAIQVAVLSVCALFIASRPAPTRR
- the glcF gene encoding glycolate oxidase subunit GlcF; its protein translation is MQTSFTPEQLEDPGVAASEKILRSCVHCGFCTATCPTYVTLGNELDSPRGRIYLIKDMLENGRPADEKVVTHIDRCLSCLSCMTTCPSGVHYMHLVDHARAHIEKTYRRPFFDRLTRAVLAMVLPYPGRFRASLHAAKLGRPFAGLLKAIPPLKAFGAMLELAPKTIGKPSPVSEPGTHRPATERRGRVAILTGCAQPVLKPGINEATIRLLTRLGIEVVVPEGEGCCGALVHHMGREEQALADARRNVDAWTRQIEHGGLDAIIVTASGCGTTIKDYGWMLREDPAYAGKAERVSELAKDITEYLASIELPEPVVKPNLAVAYHSACSMQHGQKITAAPKNLLKAAGFSVKDPAEGHLCCGSAGTYNIMQPEISAKLKERKVRNIEATKPDVIATGNIGCITQIASGTGIPILHTVELLDWAFGGPKPDGVPDARPSRLEALLAAGQAAIPA